In Solanum pennellii chromosome 3, SPENNV200, a single window of DNA contains:
- the LOC114076490 gene encoding uncharacterized protein LOC114076490 produces MRFGKKGKLSPCYVGPYNIIPKVGQVVYELELPQELSSVHPVFHVLMLQKYIGDPYRTTPTKYVQIAGYLTYEEVPIAILDRQVRKLRNKEVASVKVLWRNQQVEEVTWEVEEAMKLKYSHLFHTGENEQNVSGGVDK; encoded by the coding sequence atgaggtttggtaaaaagggaAAGCTGAGTCCATGCTATGTAGGGCCATACAATATTATTCCAAAAGTAGGCCAAGTAGtatatgagttggagctaccacaagagctTTCATCAGTTCATCCTGTGTTTCATGTCTTAATGCTTCAAAAATACATAGGTGACCCATATCGTACTACTCCTACTAAATATGTACAAATTGCGGGATATCTCACTTACGAAGAAGTACCCATTGCTATTTTGGATCGACAAGTTaggaagttaagaaataaagaagtagcTTCTGTAAAAGTACTATGGAGAAACCAACAAGTAGAAGAAGTTACATGGGAAGTCGAAGAAGCAATGAAATTGAAGTATTCTCACCTCTTCCACACTGGTGAGAACGAACAAAATGTTAGTGGAGGCGTTGACAAGTAA